In Daucus carota subsp. sativus chromosome 4, DH1 v3.0, whole genome shotgun sequence, one DNA window encodes the following:
- the LOC108219092 gene encoding protein FAR-RED IMPAIRED RESPONSE 1 isoform X8 — MVIDLELPSEDHQKDVEDSRSHLSRIEKDYVCETHTGDGPTTNSLRPDEFEEESEQTSAGCTSNSKHRVHAGGVADVNPHRDLEPHNGMEFDSKEDAFTFYKEYAKSVGFASIIKASRRSRISGKFIDAKFVCTRYGKKRESVTAENPESVLDANDQENIPVKRKRGRINESLSKTDCQACMHVKGRQDGRWFINSFIKEHNHEIFPDQAYYHRGQWDRELGSNRVTSFHAIRARTKKVYVSMSRKSGTTKKVENKKSEIVNASRETLALEEGDAQIMLQHFLNMQVENPNFFSAIDLNPGQRLRNVFWVNAKERLDYEHFSDVVFFDTTYIKNEYKLPFVPFIGVNHHAQFMLLGCVLIADQSKSNFVWGMQAWLKAMGGRAPKVILTDQDKALKEAVAEVFPNSRHCFCLWHVLTKIQEKIGFVMRRNENFLAKFNKCVLKSWDEEQFEKRWWKMVDRFGLRNDTWIQSLYEDCKQWVPAYMTDIFLAGISTPRRSESINTLVDKLIQRKSTLTEFLDQYKTCLYEKSEEEAKADFETWHKQPGLRSPSPFGKQMAQMYTHAIFKKFQVEVLGVVACHPKKVGDDGSIKTYIVQDFEENQDFMMIWNERTFSICCSCHLFEYNGFLCRHVMIVLQMCGVHNIPSQYILKRWTKDAKSRQNMGHLEVVESRSQRYNNLCQRALKLGDEGSLSEESYNIAFKALEETLRKCERVNFSIQSMLEPCSPSLHSFHDLELNQDNCTSKKTKEGCGSRKGKVLKEPEAIGMPVGWQQLAHSALRAPIFDCSYESQEAVQVTEQLNTRVPSLDAYFGTQLVHGMEELGTLSLKRNDYFGNQQSMQELGQLNSTLLHDADLLSQQRLLGMGQLNFRPQMMQGCFDMQHNLRDMEHSDVRPVVLHAMGSKQSQSKHLPL; from the exons ATGGTTATAGATCTTGAACTGCCGTCAGAAGATCATCAAAAAGACGTGGAAGATAGTAGATCACATCTAAGTAGAATTGAAAAAGATTATGTGTGTGAAACACATACTGGAGATGGACCAACTACTAATTCTCTGAGGCCTGATGAATTTGAGGAAGAGTCTGAACAAACTTCAGCTGGATGCACATCAAACAGTAAACACAGAGTGCATGCCGGAGGCGTGGCAGATGTGAATCCTCATAGGGACTTGGAGCCCCATAATGGTATGGAGTTTGATTCTAAAGAGGATGCCTTtacattttataaagaatatgcTAAGTCTGTTGGATTTGCCTCCATAATTAAGGCAAGTCGGCGATCAAGAATATCTGGAAAATTCATTGATGCAAAATTTGTTTGTACCAGATATGGCAAAAAGCGTGAATCTGTCACAGCTGAAAATCCAGAGTCTGTTTTAGATGCAAATGACCAGGAAAACATTCCTGTCAAGCGCAAACGAGGCCGGATTAATGAATCTTTGTCGAAAACAGATTGCCAAGCTTGCATGCATGTTAAGGGAAGACAGGATGGAAGATGGTTTATAAATAGTTTCATTAAGGAGCATAACCATGAAATTTTTCCTGACCAGGCCTACTATCATCGTGGTCAATGGGACAGAGAGTTAGGTAGCAATCGTGTTACTTCTTTTCATGCTATCCGGGCAAGGACGAAGAAGGTATATGTGTCAATGTCTAGGAAATCAGGGACAACTAAGAAAGTCGAGAACAAAAAGAGTGAAATTGTAAATGCTAGTAGAGAGACTTTGGCTTTAGAGGAGGGAGATGCACAGATAATGCTTCAACATTTTCTGAACATGCAAGTTGAAAATCCCAACTTTTTCTCTGCAATAGATCTGAATCCTGGACAGCGATTGAGAAATGTCTTCTGGGTAAATGCCAAAGAAAGGCTTGACTATGAACACTTTTCTGATGTAGTATTCTTTGATACTACATATATAAAGAATGAGTATAAGTTGCCATTTGTTCCCTTTATTGGGGTGAACCATCATGCACAGTTCATGCTGCTTGGATGTGTTTTAATTGCTGACCAGAGTAAATCCAATTTTGTTTGGGGAATGCAGGCATGGCTGAAAGCAATGGGTGGACGGGCTCCAAAAGTAATTTTAACTGATCAAGACAAAGCATTGAAAGAAGCAGTAGCTGAAGTCTTTCCAAATTCCCGCCATTGTTTTTGTTTATGGCATGTTCTGACTAAGATTCAGGAGAAGATTGGATTTGTCATGAGGCGAAATGAAAACTTTCTTGCTAAATTTAACAAATGTGTCTTAAAATCATGGGATGAAGAACAATTCGAAAAGAGATGGTGGAAAATGGTTGATAGATTCGGCTTAAGAAATGATACATGGATCCAGTCATTATATGAGGATTGCAAACAATGGGTTCCGGCATATATGACAGACATTTTCTTGGCTGGGATTTCTACACCGCGACGTTCCGAAAGTATCAATACACTTGTTGATAAACTTATACAGCGGAAATCTACATTGACAGAATTCTTAGACCAATACAAAACATGTCTATATGAGAAGTCTGAGGAGGAAGCAAAAGCAGATTTCGAGACATGGCATAAACAACCTGGCTTAAGATCACCCTCACCATTTGGAAAACAAATGGCACAGATGTATACACAtgcaatttttaaaaagtttcaaGTTGAGGTTTTGGGTGTGGTTGCTTGTCATCCAAAAAAAGTAGGTGATGATGGTtcaattaaaacatatatagttCAAGATTTTGAAGAGAACCAAGATTTTATGATGATTTGGAATGAAAGGACGTTTAGTATTTGTTGCTCTTGTCACTTGTTCGAGTACAATGGTTTCCTGTGTAGACATGTGATGATTGTTCTGCAAATGTGTGGCGTCCATAATATCCCATCACAATATATTCTAAAACGCTGGACGAAGGATGCAAAAAGTAGGCAAAATATGGGACATCTGGAAGTGGTTGAATCGAGGAGTCAACGATACAACAATCTTTGTCAACGAGCCCTTAAGCTGGGTGACGAAGGGTCTTTATCTGAAGAGAGCTATAATATAGCATTCAAAGCTCTGGAAGAAACCTTGAGAAAATGTGAGAGAGTAAATTTTTCTATTCAAAGTATGTTAGAGCCTTGTTCTCCATCACTTCACAGTTTTCATGATTTAGAATTAAATCAAGACAACTGCACAAGCAAGAAAACCAAAGAAGGTTGTGGGTCCAGAAAGGGTAAG GTACTGAAAGAGCCAGAGGCAATAGGCATGCCTGTGGGATGGCAACAGCTG GCACACTCGGCACTCAGAGCTCCTATCTTTGATTGTTCTTATGAATCACAGGAGGCCGTACAAGTGACG GAGCAGCTAAACACAAGGGTTCCGTCCCTAGATGCCTATTTTGGAACGCAACTTGTTCATGGAATG GAAGAATTAGGTACTTTATCTTTAAAGCGCAATGATTATTTTGGCAATCAGCAGAGCATGCAGGAACTG GGACAACTAAATTCAACATTGCTCCATGATGCAGATTTACTGTCTCAACAAAGATTGCTTGGGATG GGGCAACTTAATTTCAGGCCACAAATGATGCAGGGTTGTTTTGACATGCAGCACAATCTGCGAGATATG GAGCATTCTGATGTGAGGCCTGTGGTTTTACATGCCATGGGATCGAAACAGTCGCAGTCAAAGCACTTGCCGCTTTAA
- the LOC108219092 gene encoding protein FAR-RED IMPAIRED RESPONSE 1 isoform X12, giving the protein MVIDLELPSEDHQKDVEDSRSHLSRIEKDYVCETHTGDGPTTNSLRPDEFEEESEQTSAGCTSNSKHRVHAGGVADVNPHRDLEPHNGMEFDSKEDAFTFYKEYAKSVGFASIIKASRRSRISGKFIDAKFVCTRYGKKRESVTAENPESVLDANDQENIPVKRKRGRINESLSKTDCQACMHVKGRQDGRWFINSFIKEHNHEIFPDQAYYHRGQWDRELGSNRVTSFHAIRARTKKVYVSMSRKSGTTKKVENKKSEIVNASRETLALEEGDAQIMLQHFLNMQVENPNFFSAIDLNPGQRLRNVFWVNAKERLDYEHFSDVVFFDTTYIKNEYKLPFVPFIGVNHHAQFMLLGCVLIADQSKSNFVWGMQAWLKAMGGRAPKVILTDQDKALKEAVAEVFPNSRHCFCLWHVLTKIQEKIGFVMRRNENFLAKFNKCVLKSWDEEQFEKRWWKMVDRFGLRNDTWIQSLYEDCKQWVPAYMTDIFLAGISTPRRSESINTLVDKLIQRKSTLTEFLDQYKTCLYEKSEEEAKADFETWHKQPGLRSPSPFGKQMAQMYTHAIFKKFQVEVLGVVACHPKKVGDDGSIKTYIVQDFEENQDFMMIWNERTFSICCSCHLFEYNGFLCRHVMIVLQMCGVHNIPSQYILKRWTKDAKSRQNMGHLEVVESRSQRYNNLCQRALKLGDEGSLSEESYNIAFKALEETLRKCERVNFSIQSMLEPCSPSLHSFHDLELNQDNCTSKKTKEGCGSRKGTERARGNRHACGMATAGLCLFPVYIPSGESKILLENFD; this is encoded by the exons ATGGTTATAGATCTTGAACTGCCGTCAGAAGATCATCAAAAAGACGTGGAAGATAGTAGATCACATCTAAGTAGAATTGAAAAAGATTATGTGTGTGAAACACATACTGGAGATGGACCAACTACTAATTCTCTGAGGCCTGATGAATTTGAGGAAGAGTCTGAACAAACTTCAGCTGGATGCACATCAAACAGTAAACACAGAGTGCATGCCGGAGGCGTGGCAGATGTGAATCCTCATAGGGACTTGGAGCCCCATAATGGTATGGAGTTTGATTCTAAAGAGGATGCCTTtacattttataaagaatatgcTAAGTCTGTTGGATTTGCCTCCATAATTAAGGCAAGTCGGCGATCAAGAATATCTGGAAAATTCATTGATGCAAAATTTGTTTGTACCAGATATGGCAAAAAGCGTGAATCTGTCACAGCTGAAAATCCAGAGTCTGTTTTAGATGCAAATGACCAGGAAAACATTCCTGTCAAGCGCAAACGAGGCCGGATTAATGAATCTTTGTCGAAAACAGATTGCCAAGCTTGCATGCATGTTAAGGGAAGACAGGATGGAAGATGGTTTATAAATAGTTTCATTAAGGAGCATAACCATGAAATTTTTCCTGACCAGGCCTACTATCATCGTGGTCAATGGGACAGAGAGTTAGGTAGCAATCGTGTTACTTCTTTTCATGCTATCCGGGCAAGGACGAAGAAGGTATATGTGTCAATGTCTAGGAAATCAGGGACAACTAAGAAAGTCGAGAACAAAAAGAGTGAAATTGTAAATGCTAGTAGAGAGACTTTGGCTTTAGAGGAGGGAGATGCACAGATAATGCTTCAACATTTTCTGAACATGCAAGTTGAAAATCCCAACTTTTTCTCTGCAATAGATCTGAATCCTGGACAGCGATTGAGAAATGTCTTCTGGGTAAATGCCAAAGAAAGGCTTGACTATGAACACTTTTCTGATGTAGTATTCTTTGATACTACATATATAAAGAATGAGTATAAGTTGCCATTTGTTCCCTTTATTGGGGTGAACCATCATGCACAGTTCATGCTGCTTGGATGTGTTTTAATTGCTGACCAGAGTAAATCCAATTTTGTTTGGGGAATGCAGGCATGGCTGAAAGCAATGGGTGGACGGGCTCCAAAAGTAATTTTAACTGATCAAGACAAAGCATTGAAAGAAGCAGTAGCTGAAGTCTTTCCAAATTCCCGCCATTGTTTTTGTTTATGGCATGTTCTGACTAAGATTCAGGAGAAGATTGGATTTGTCATGAGGCGAAATGAAAACTTTCTTGCTAAATTTAACAAATGTGTCTTAAAATCATGGGATGAAGAACAATTCGAAAAGAGATGGTGGAAAATGGTTGATAGATTCGGCTTAAGAAATGATACATGGATCCAGTCATTATATGAGGATTGCAAACAATGGGTTCCGGCATATATGACAGACATTTTCTTGGCTGGGATTTCTACACCGCGACGTTCCGAAAGTATCAATACACTTGTTGATAAACTTATACAGCGGAAATCTACATTGACAGAATTCTTAGACCAATACAAAACATGTCTATATGAGAAGTCTGAGGAGGAAGCAAAAGCAGATTTCGAGACATGGCATAAACAACCTGGCTTAAGATCACCCTCACCATTTGGAAAACAAATGGCACAGATGTATACACAtgcaatttttaaaaagtttcaaGTTGAGGTTTTGGGTGTGGTTGCTTGTCATCCAAAAAAAGTAGGTGATGATGGTtcaattaaaacatatatagttCAAGATTTTGAAGAGAACCAAGATTTTATGATGATTTGGAATGAAAGGACGTTTAGTATTTGTTGCTCTTGTCACTTGTTCGAGTACAATGGTTTCCTGTGTAGACATGTGATGATTGTTCTGCAAATGTGTGGCGTCCATAATATCCCATCACAATATATTCTAAAACGCTGGACGAAGGATGCAAAAAGTAGGCAAAATATGGGACATCTGGAAGTGGTTGAATCGAGGAGTCAACGATACAACAATCTTTGTCAACGAGCCCTTAAGCTGGGTGACGAAGGGTCTTTATCTGAAGAGAGCTATAATATAGCATTCAAAGCTCTGGAAGAAACCTTGAGAAAATGTGAGAGAGTAAATTTTTCTATTCAAAGTATGTTAGAGCCTTGTTCTCCATCACTTCACAGTTTTCATGATTTAGAATTAAATCAAGACAACTGCACAAGCAAGAAAACCAAAGAAGGTTGTGGGTCCAGAAAGG GTACTGAAAGAGCCAGAGGCAATAGGCATGCCTGTGGGATGGCAACAGCTGGTTTGTGTTTATTTCCAGTTTATATTCCATCAGGG GAAAGTAAAATTCTCCTAGAAAACTTTG ACTAG
- the LOC108219092 gene encoding protein FAR-RED IMPAIRED RESPONSE 1 isoform X14 yields MVIDLELPSEDHQKDVEDSRSHLSRIEKDYVCETHTGDGPTTNSLRPDEFEEESEQTSAGCTSNSKHRVHAGGVADVNPHRDLEPHNGMEFDSKEDAFTFYKEYAKSVGFASIIKASRRSRISGKFIDAKFVCTRYGKKRESVTAENPESVLDANDQENIPVKRKRGRINESLSKTDCQACMHVKGRQDGRWFINSFIKEHNHEIFPDQAYYHRGQWDRELGSNRVTSFHAIRARTKKVYVSMSRKSGTTKKVENKKSEIVNASRETLALEEGDAQIMLQHFLNMQVENPNFFSAIDLNPGQRLRNVFWVNAKERLDYEHFSDVVFFDTTYIKNEYKLPFVPFIGVNHHAQFMLLGCVLIADQSKSNFVWGMQAWLKAMGGRAPKVILTDQDKALKEAVAEVFPNSRHCFCLWHVLTKIQEKIGFVMRRNENFLAKFNKCVLKSWDEEQFEKRWWKMVDRFGLRNDTWIQSLYEDCKQWVPAYMTDIFLAGISTPRRSESINTLVDKLIQRKSTLTEFLDQYKTCLYEKSEEEAKADFETWHKQPGLRSPSPFGKQMAQMYTHAIFKKFQVEVLGVVACHPKKVGDDGSIKTYIVQDFEENQDFMMIWNERTFSICCSCHLFEYNGFLCRHVMIVLQMCGVHNIPSQYILKRWTKDAKSRQNMGHLEVVESRSQRYNNLCQRALKLGDEGSLSEESYNIAFKALEETLRKCERVNFSIQSMLEPCSPSLHSFHDLELNQDNCTSKKTKEGCGSRKGTERARGNRHACGMATAD; encoded by the exons ATGGTTATAGATCTTGAACTGCCGTCAGAAGATCATCAAAAAGACGTGGAAGATAGTAGATCACATCTAAGTAGAATTGAAAAAGATTATGTGTGTGAAACACATACTGGAGATGGACCAACTACTAATTCTCTGAGGCCTGATGAATTTGAGGAAGAGTCTGAACAAACTTCAGCTGGATGCACATCAAACAGTAAACACAGAGTGCATGCCGGAGGCGTGGCAGATGTGAATCCTCATAGGGACTTGGAGCCCCATAATGGTATGGAGTTTGATTCTAAAGAGGATGCCTTtacattttataaagaatatgcTAAGTCTGTTGGATTTGCCTCCATAATTAAGGCAAGTCGGCGATCAAGAATATCTGGAAAATTCATTGATGCAAAATTTGTTTGTACCAGATATGGCAAAAAGCGTGAATCTGTCACAGCTGAAAATCCAGAGTCTGTTTTAGATGCAAATGACCAGGAAAACATTCCTGTCAAGCGCAAACGAGGCCGGATTAATGAATCTTTGTCGAAAACAGATTGCCAAGCTTGCATGCATGTTAAGGGAAGACAGGATGGAAGATGGTTTATAAATAGTTTCATTAAGGAGCATAACCATGAAATTTTTCCTGACCAGGCCTACTATCATCGTGGTCAATGGGACAGAGAGTTAGGTAGCAATCGTGTTACTTCTTTTCATGCTATCCGGGCAAGGACGAAGAAGGTATATGTGTCAATGTCTAGGAAATCAGGGACAACTAAGAAAGTCGAGAACAAAAAGAGTGAAATTGTAAATGCTAGTAGAGAGACTTTGGCTTTAGAGGAGGGAGATGCACAGATAATGCTTCAACATTTTCTGAACATGCAAGTTGAAAATCCCAACTTTTTCTCTGCAATAGATCTGAATCCTGGACAGCGATTGAGAAATGTCTTCTGGGTAAATGCCAAAGAAAGGCTTGACTATGAACACTTTTCTGATGTAGTATTCTTTGATACTACATATATAAAGAATGAGTATAAGTTGCCATTTGTTCCCTTTATTGGGGTGAACCATCATGCACAGTTCATGCTGCTTGGATGTGTTTTAATTGCTGACCAGAGTAAATCCAATTTTGTTTGGGGAATGCAGGCATGGCTGAAAGCAATGGGTGGACGGGCTCCAAAAGTAATTTTAACTGATCAAGACAAAGCATTGAAAGAAGCAGTAGCTGAAGTCTTTCCAAATTCCCGCCATTGTTTTTGTTTATGGCATGTTCTGACTAAGATTCAGGAGAAGATTGGATTTGTCATGAGGCGAAATGAAAACTTTCTTGCTAAATTTAACAAATGTGTCTTAAAATCATGGGATGAAGAACAATTCGAAAAGAGATGGTGGAAAATGGTTGATAGATTCGGCTTAAGAAATGATACATGGATCCAGTCATTATATGAGGATTGCAAACAATGGGTTCCGGCATATATGACAGACATTTTCTTGGCTGGGATTTCTACACCGCGACGTTCCGAAAGTATCAATACACTTGTTGATAAACTTATACAGCGGAAATCTACATTGACAGAATTCTTAGACCAATACAAAACATGTCTATATGAGAAGTCTGAGGAGGAAGCAAAAGCAGATTTCGAGACATGGCATAAACAACCTGGCTTAAGATCACCCTCACCATTTGGAAAACAAATGGCACAGATGTATACACAtgcaatttttaaaaagtttcaaGTTGAGGTTTTGGGTGTGGTTGCTTGTCATCCAAAAAAAGTAGGTGATGATGGTtcaattaaaacatatatagttCAAGATTTTGAAGAGAACCAAGATTTTATGATGATTTGGAATGAAAGGACGTTTAGTATTTGTTGCTCTTGTCACTTGTTCGAGTACAATGGTTTCCTGTGTAGACATGTGATGATTGTTCTGCAAATGTGTGGCGTCCATAATATCCCATCACAATATATTCTAAAACGCTGGACGAAGGATGCAAAAAGTAGGCAAAATATGGGACATCTGGAAGTGGTTGAATCGAGGAGTCAACGATACAACAATCTTTGTCAACGAGCCCTTAAGCTGGGTGACGAAGGGTCTTTATCTGAAGAGAGCTATAATATAGCATTCAAAGCTCTGGAAGAAACCTTGAGAAAATGTGAGAGAGTAAATTTTTCTATTCAAAGTATGTTAGAGCCTTGTTCTCCATCACTTCACAGTTTTCATGATTTAGAATTAAATCAAGACAACTGCACAAGCAAGAAAACCAAAGAAGGTTGTGGGTCCAGAAAGG GTACTGAAAGAGCCAGAGGCAATAGGCATGCCTGTGGGATGGCAACAGCTG ACTAG
- the LOC108219092 gene encoding protein FAR-RED IMPAIRED RESPONSE 1 isoform X13: protein MVIDLELPSEDHQKDVEDSRSHLSRIEKDYVCETHTGDGPTTNSLRPDEFEEESEQTSAGCTSNSKHRVHAGGVADVNPHRDLEPHNGMEFDSKEDAFTFYKEYAKSVGFASIIKASRRSRISGKFIDAKFVCTRYGKKRESVTAENPESVLDANDQENIPVKRKRGRINESLSKTDCQACMHVKGRQDGRWFINSFIKEHNHEIFPDQAYYHRGQWDRELGSNRVTSFHAIRARTKKVYVSMSRKSGTTKKVENKKSEIVNASRETLALEEGDAQIMLQHFLNMQVENPNFFSAIDLNPGQRLRNVFWVNAKERLDYEHFSDVVFFDTTYIKNEYKLPFVPFIGVNHHAQFMLLGCVLIADQSKSNFVWGMQAWLKAMGGRAPKVILTDQDKALKEAVAEVFPNSRHCFCLWHVLTKIQEKIGFVMRRNENFLAKFNKCVLKSWDEEQFEKRWWKMVDRFGLRNDTWIQSLYEDCKQWVPAYMTDIFLAGISTPRRSESINTLVDKLIQRKSTLTEFLDQYKTCLYEKSEEEAKADFETWHKQPGLRSPSPFGKQMAQMYTHAIFKKFQVEVLGVVACHPKKVGDDGSIKTYIVQDFEENQDFMMIWNERTFSICCSCHLFEYNGFLCRHVMIVLQMCGVHNIPSQYILKRWTKDAKSRQNMGHLEVVESRSQRYNNLCQRALKLGDEGSLSEESYNIAFKALEETLRKCERVNFSIQSMLEPCSPSLHSFHDLELNQDNCTSKKTKEGCGSRKGKVLKEPEAIGMPVGWQQLVCVYFQFIFHQGKVKFS, encoded by the exons ATGGTTATAGATCTTGAACTGCCGTCAGAAGATCATCAAAAAGACGTGGAAGATAGTAGATCACATCTAAGTAGAATTGAAAAAGATTATGTGTGTGAAACACATACTGGAGATGGACCAACTACTAATTCTCTGAGGCCTGATGAATTTGAGGAAGAGTCTGAACAAACTTCAGCTGGATGCACATCAAACAGTAAACACAGAGTGCATGCCGGAGGCGTGGCAGATGTGAATCCTCATAGGGACTTGGAGCCCCATAATGGTATGGAGTTTGATTCTAAAGAGGATGCCTTtacattttataaagaatatgcTAAGTCTGTTGGATTTGCCTCCATAATTAAGGCAAGTCGGCGATCAAGAATATCTGGAAAATTCATTGATGCAAAATTTGTTTGTACCAGATATGGCAAAAAGCGTGAATCTGTCACAGCTGAAAATCCAGAGTCTGTTTTAGATGCAAATGACCAGGAAAACATTCCTGTCAAGCGCAAACGAGGCCGGATTAATGAATCTTTGTCGAAAACAGATTGCCAAGCTTGCATGCATGTTAAGGGAAGACAGGATGGAAGATGGTTTATAAATAGTTTCATTAAGGAGCATAACCATGAAATTTTTCCTGACCAGGCCTACTATCATCGTGGTCAATGGGACAGAGAGTTAGGTAGCAATCGTGTTACTTCTTTTCATGCTATCCGGGCAAGGACGAAGAAGGTATATGTGTCAATGTCTAGGAAATCAGGGACAACTAAGAAAGTCGAGAACAAAAAGAGTGAAATTGTAAATGCTAGTAGAGAGACTTTGGCTTTAGAGGAGGGAGATGCACAGATAATGCTTCAACATTTTCTGAACATGCAAGTTGAAAATCCCAACTTTTTCTCTGCAATAGATCTGAATCCTGGACAGCGATTGAGAAATGTCTTCTGGGTAAATGCCAAAGAAAGGCTTGACTATGAACACTTTTCTGATGTAGTATTCTTTGATACTACATATATAAAGAATGAGTATAAGTTGCCATTTGTTCCCTTTATTGGGGTGAACCATCATGCACAGTTCATGCTGCTTGGATGTGTTTTAATTGCTGACCAGAGTAAATCCAATTTTGTTTGGGGAATGCAGGCATGGCTGAAAGCAATGGGTGGACGGGCTCCAAAAGTAATTTTAACTGATCAAGACAAAGCATTGAAAGAAGCAGTAGCTGAAGTCTTTCCAAATTCCCGCCATTGTTTTTGTTTATGGCATGTTCTGACTAAGATTCAGGAGAAGATTGGATTTGTCATGAGGCGAAATGAAAACTTTCTTGCTAAATTTAACAAATGTGTCTTAAAATCATGGGATGAAGAACAATTCGAAAAGAGATGGTGGAAAATGGTTGATAGATTCGGCTTAAGAAATGATACATGGATCCAGTCATTATATGAGGATTGCAAACAATGGGTTCCGGCATATATGACAGACATTTTCTTGGCTGGGATTTCTACACCGCGACGTTCCGAAAGTATCAATACACTTGTTGATAAACTTATACAGCGGAAATCTACATTGACAGAATTCTTAGACCAATACAAAACATGTCTATATGAGAAGTCTGAGGAGGAAGCAAAAGCAGATTTCGAGACATGGCATAAACAACCTGGCTTAAGATCACCCTCACCATTTGGAAAACAAATGGCACAGATGTATACACAtgcaatttttaaaaagtttcaaGTTGAGGTTTTGGGTGTGGTTGCTTGTCATCCAAAAAAAGTAGGTGATGATGGTtcaattaaaacatatatagttCAAGATTTTGAAGAGAACCAAGATTTTATGATGATTTGGAATGAAAGGACGTTTAGTATTTGTTGCTCTTGTCACTTGTTCGAGTACAATGGTTTCCTGTGTAGACATGTGATGATTGTTCTGCAAATGTGTGGCGTCCATAATATCCCATCACAATATATTCTAAAACGCTGGACGAAGGATGCAAAAAGTAGGCAAAATATGGGACATCTGGAAGTGGTTGAATCGAGGAGTCAACGATACAACAATCTTTGTCAACGAGCCCTTAAGCTGGGTGACGAAGGGTCTTTATCTGAAGAGAGCTATAATATAGCATTCAAAGCTCTGGAAGAAACCTTGAGAAAATGTGAGAGAGTAAATTTTTCTATTCAAAGTATGTTAGAGCCTTGTTCTCCATCACTTCACAGTTTTCATGATTTAGAATTAAATCAAGACAACTGCACAAGCAAGAAAACCAAAGAAGGTTGTGGGTCCAGAAAGGGTAAG GTACTGAAAGAGCCAGAGGCAATAGGCATGCCTGTGGGATGGCAACAGCTGGTTTGTGTTTATTTCCAGTTTATATTCCATCAGGG GAAAGTAAAATTCTCCTAG